The following DNA comes from Naumovozyma dairenensis CBS 421 chromosome 4, complete genome.
ACTCTTCTGCTCTCCTTTTACTGTCATCATATTTTGGGCTTACAGTGAcatctaataataaggCATATGGCATGGATGTTCGCTGTTCTTTGAATTCATCAATACATGTTTCCTCTTTGTTATTCGCTAATAAATTGAGGATATCATCTTGCCTCTTACTCTTGGATTCCTTTTCCAAGGGAGATAATTTATAATCCACAGTGAAccttatattttttggttCTACTTTTATTAAgtcttcaaataatgggctgtaattttttgatttaacATCCATTAATGGCTCCTTATGGGAGCGGCAATAGTActtttgaatatatgaGCTTATTGATTCATTTAGAGCTTCCGACGTTGTGCCCCTTGAGACATTAATTATAAGATCATAGTGAAGTAACTCCGGTTGccttttcttctctatTTTTGCTCCAACACTTTCCTCCCTTTCACTAATTTTCGATGGTAACATCAACTCGATGGTTGATAAGTCCAATTTTTCACTCTTTTTAACATAGTTTGCAATATTTGCCACGGAGTCTTTGGATATCTTGCCGAGGTACGCAAGAACGTCTCCTTTAAGAATTGTGCCATTTCTACCTGATGGcttaatttttccaagaACATCTTCAACTTGAATATTATTCTGAGCCATTAACAATGACACCGATGGAAAAAGTACTTGATTTACATTGGTATCTGTTGAAGTAGATTCCTGTTTATGTACTTCGTTCtgattattcttttcttgaacACTAGATTCAGGCGCTGAAACTTCATTTGTATTACTTTGTTTATCGTTGGTATTATCTTGCACATTTTCTTCTGGGGCACCTTCATCTGGTAACTTCAATGTCgataaatcatcatcaggTTCAGCAAGGTATGCAATAACTTCACCCACATTAACATCCTTAGTACCATCGTTAGCAATAATCTTGGCTAGTTTCCCATCGTCTTGAGCTTCAACATCAATCTGGGCTTTATCTGTTTCGACTTCTAAAAGTACATCACCGGCTGAGAATGAATCACCTTCTTTAAATTTCCATGATATAATACCACCTTTCTCCATAGTTGGTGACATTGCAGGCATACCAAATTTGGTAGCTTCAAATAGCCTTGCATTATAAGATATCTTTCTGGTGCATAGACGAAGGTGGGTACAAAGGCTTGAAAGGCTCCTTAATGACATTCTAGTAATTTAAGGGTtatctttttcctttaaaaaaCAAAGTCGCCACTCAATTACGATTGATTAGTGTAATTCAGTTCAAAGGATCAAAGACTGGATAGTTACAGATTGATCACGATGACAACTGACTTGTTAAACTCCCACTCTTGGCTTGAAGTTCTTGACGAGGAGCCCACATTTTATCATAAGTTCGTAGCCTCATCTTTGTCGCGCTTCGAAGCTTCACAAGACTAATTAATTACACAGAGGAATCGAACTATTATACGCTAGAGTACATAaaagatttgaagataaaaacATGAAACAATATCCGTATGTATAATGAATGTCTTAAATAGTTCAATCTACAACTATAATGTTATGTGGACTGGCCTTCGTTATGAACGAATAAAACCTATAGTCTTTTGCATTTCTTTCCTTAATTTAAATTGTACATTGCAATCATAATAATGCTTCTAGATTACTCATTGCCTCGATCTTCTTGTTATACATTTCCCAAGCTTCTTGATCAGGTTCATAAAACCTGTCCAGTTCATCCCATAGAAAATGGGCTTCCAAATATACGCTGAATGGATCATCGATTCTCCCCGTTACTACTAAATGTGACCAAATTGCTTTGAAACATCCGCCTAGGGCACATGAATTTGGTGTGTCTAATCTATAATTAGCTTCCTTGGCTCCAATAACTTGGGCAAATTTTCTTACAATAGAATCGTTTTTAGAGGCTCCGCCAACAAAAAATGCTCTGTTAGGTctcttatttaaatattcacTTAATGGTAATTCACTACCATCGAACTTGACTTTCGTATGGATATTATCTGAAGTTTCACGACTGTGTTCTGCATCACTAGAGAGTAAGGGGTAAATACGAATCCTGCAACTTAAAGCTTGAGATTCAACGATATTTTTAGCGTCATGTCTAATATCTTGAAATTTGGGAACAATTTTGCTGATTAATTTCGTCTTAGGATCGAGTTCAATTCTCTTGTAAGTTGCCTTTGTACTCGGTACAATTTCTCCGAGGGGGAAGTAAAGTCCCAACTCATTGTCGGTATGTATGTCATCAGCAAGGACTGCTTTATCAAACAGATCCCATGAGCTATTGGTAAGACCAGCacttttattcaattcatcacGGATTTCCTCTCTTGCTAATGATCCATTACAGTAACATATCATGCCCATAAAATTATTTGCGATAGTAGGATGAAtaaaaagatgataattAGGAGATGGATTATAGTGATCGGTGACCAGCAGAACAGTTGTGCTGGTCCCTAAAGAAACTAATATATCGTTGGTCTTTAATGGTAGCGAGCAAATTGTAGCCAAATTATCACCCGTTATTGGATAAATGGAGCAATTTGATTGGAATCCATATTTCTTAACAAAGTATTGTGATATATTACCTAAGCAAATAGGCTCCGGGCATCGTGTTGGAGGGTCCATTAATTTGCGGCGTATGTTATTGGTATCTTTGTCAATTAGTGACAGGCATccttcatcaaatttatgCTCTTTAATATCATAGAGGTTCATACCACACGCGTCTGCCTCCTCTAATGGTACCAATTTGCCACATAATATCGATGATAGAAAATTGGACACTAATGAAATAGTTTTAGTCCTTTCATATCCCTCGGGATTTTTCCCAACGaacttcattatttgaGGTCCAGTAAATCTATAATGTGCTTTTGAACCTGTAAGACTGGCTAATTGTTTTGGACCGCCAACTTTCTTTTCGAACTCGGTACATTGCGATCCAGTACTATGATCTTGCCAATTCGGAGAGAGTTCCCAAGAAAATGCATTGGGGGCTAAAACTGAAAGTAAAGATTTGTCATGGTTATCACTTAAGCTTTGCAGTAAAAAATCAGCCTCAGTTGTCCAATAGACGGATCCATGTTGTTGTGCACTTCCAGATATAGCTTTTACCTTGCCAAGATTGAACCCACTGTTGACGTATTTCATGAACACCAAATCAATTGCTTCTAACCACATAAACACTGGACTTGCTACTTCATCTTCATGAAGGTATACACCTTTTTTAGTGTTATAATGTGGAAgttctttttcaaattccaCAGTCTCTGAATGAATGATCTTTAGATCCTGATTAATTGCCAAACACTTTAATTGTTGTGTTGATAAGTCGAATCCCAGATAGTAAGCTTGCTTTTCCATCATAAATAATTCGGTTTGCTACAGAGATAACTTCTAAGCAACTCCAAATTTGCTGTGAAGGTAACTCTTAGTGTTGTCTACAAGTTCCTCGTCGAGGTTGTTGTCGAAGAATATTAAGGGAAGTTTCCAAGGTTGGCGAACTCGCATATTCTACCCCGCgcttattttttttttggcaTATTGATGAACTTTCAGTTCGTTACGTTAAATGTAAAACTACATattgaaatggaaataaCAACTGTAGCAAAATGATATGGTCCATATAATCTAAACATAGAATTGGCCAATCCTCTAACTGTTTGAggtaaaaaaatacaaatcGTCTCCGGCAATGATCACTTAAATAGTCTATATATTTAgattttatatcttttatatgcattttcttctcttttatCTCAAAGGTGGTTTGTACCTATTTctctattattttcttcccGATTGATGACAATAAACCTCTTGACTTCATAGAATGGGAAAAAACCTTTTTCCTTAAATGTGTAACATTTTGGTTAACAGACACAACAGTATTTATGACAGTGTTTTTCTTACTCAATTCTTCAGCGTTAGCATAAGCTTCTCGTACATGGTTATTGTTCTTATATtcatcaagaagaagatcattatttgattgtgaatttgatttcaatgaataGTTTATCCATGTCTGTATTCCTGTATCATACTCAGCTAGTTCCTTAGAATAGTTCTGCAGAATTTCGATTTTTTGGGAATGAGAATTTTTACTACTAATAActtcattcaaattcaaagtTGGGATCTTATGTGGACCATTTAATCTAGCTAATTGTTCGGAATCAGGTTTAGGAACGATAGTTGCTTCAGAATGGTTGGATTTGACTGATCTTTTCTCAATATCAGAAGTTGCCGTAGGCGAACGAGTCATTATATTACCAGCAGTAATCTCTGTCAGTATATTATTTGGTAGCGGTGgtaaattatcattatttgtgACTAAACCTGGGACATTATAGATGGTATTATTGTCATATAAAGTTTTAGTATCTCTGATCGTCTCTAAATCATCACCTCCGTTCTGGCCTGAAGGAAATGCATTCCAAGAACTTTCCATTTCTGAATACGTAGAAACTGCGCTTGACTTCATACTAGATGGAGTCAGATCTATTAATTTTCCACTATCATCGTAAACAAAGCCTGGAGGAGCCCTTTTGTTCGTGTCTTGAACAAAACCTGATCTGAGTGCATCCGTATCTGGTTTCCAACTCTCGAAGTTAACTGATTCCCTGATAGAACCATCGTCATCACTGGAATGTGTTTCAGTGGTGCCTTTCTCCGTGGATTCCGCATCTTTTCCATCAATTGCCTCTATCGTCTTCTCGTGCTCTGAACTTAAAATAGATGAGCTATCGTCTTGTTTCTCAGATACACTGTCTTCTACTAATGGCGATTGCCTTATATCACCAACAATTGCTTCTTTTCCATCAATTACCTTTTTgctttcttgttcttcttcttcttctgaaCTTATAATCGTTTGTGGAAGGGAAATGACATCATCAGTTgaatctttattattatctacTTCATGATCAGTTGTATCACTTTTTTCACTGTCTTGTTCAACcatctttccaaaataacCTGATTTGGatactttgaaagaagaatctGAGTCTGTGCcctcttcatcatcactaGAATCTATTATCGACTGTCtatttttgtttgaaaatttaaaatcttcatcCTCTTCATCCTCTTCATCGTCTGCAGAGACAGATCTACTACTAAAGTTTGTACTGGGATTTCTGgttgtatattttattgatttggTGTAAGATAATCTATCAAGATAACTGTCATCACTATCATCATatgtttcatcatctttatcttcGCCTTCATCGTGTACTGATTCATTTTCCTGATGTTGTCCTGTCCCATAGGCGTATGTTTTTTTCTCTATTGGTAGTCGCCCTTTCCTGTCTTCTATCTTCGAGTTTTGCTCTGTAATTCGAGCTTCCCCTTTTCCTTCGGATATGTCAGATTCTATTTGATGATGAGCAGAGCCTCCCTCTTGAAATTCATTTATGTCACCATTTGAAGGTTTTCTTGGTCTTATATCTGTCGTTTCATTTTTCTCgtttttgtaaatcataTCAGATGATTCCTTATCCTGTTCAGGTGCTACTTCACCATCTTGCTCAGCAACGTCAGTAGTTACAGAATTCTCAATGGGCAGTCCTTCGTTACTTATGATTGATGTAAcctcattattattgatgcCATCATTCGTTTCATGTGCTTCCTCtgattcaatatattttgaaaagaaaccTTTTTCCGGTATGGAAATATCATCGTCGTCGTCTTCATCACCTTtttcttcgtcttcttcttgttttacATTTGTCTCCAGTGCCTCATGCCTGGCCATATTCAGGTCAGATTTTGAATCTCCTATAGAGGCGGATGCATTGAAATAAGGAGTATTACTTTTTGAATTATCATCTGATATTGGTTGGTCCACAAAGACACTTtcatttccaatttttggtgtcatttcttttgaaatttgtaACATTAAATTATCCAAATCATCATTGACAGCCCTAACGGGAGAGTTCCGTTTTGGTATTAAATCTTCTCCTCTATTCAATGTTGGAGTCTCGAGATATGAGGACGATTCTTCTCTGTTAGTTTTAATGCCTGGCGTTGGAAGCTCATTATTCTCTTTCTCCATGTCTTCGTTTGAATAATTCAGTTTCGGTAGACTGGGTAGTCTTGGTTTTCCTGTATCTATTTCTCGTTTAGTGGTACCAGTATCGTCATCGTCACTTGAATCCCAATCAGCACCATCATAACTTGTTTGTGTAGCACTTGCCCACCTGTAGGATTTTTTCCTAGAGATATTATCTGATGACatgttaatgataaataGATCTAAGAGTAATTTATCGCTAAGAAGATATATCGGTGTTGGATAGTTCTTATCGTTATGAAGTATCGTAACTAAATAACTCGAACCTGTTGGTATGAATTTGGTTATAGATGTTAGTGATATTGGTATTACTGaagataaataaatatcacGTAAAGTATGGGCCATACATAGAATTCACGAAAGTAAAAAACCATCCGTCAAATATTGGCGAGTAAACGCCCCAAGTATGTGCAACTTATAAAGATGTATGTATACCGAAATAAAGCAACTAGCAGAAACAGTCGAAAAGTACTTGGTAAgtctttttatttatctTATTGCGTGAATTTACTTGTTTGGTGGGTCCAGATTTGAAtcctttcattttttgtcTCATGTTGTTTTGGTGTTGAAACtcctttttttgtttatatttcgTTCTTAAATTGGAATGAGGGTTACACAATCAAAGAGATAGAAAAGTAATGATACTTAGTATTAATAGNNNNNNNNNNNNNNNNNNNNNNNNNNNNNNNNNNNNNNNNNNNNNNNNNNNNNNNNNNNNNNNNNNNNNNNNNNNNNNNNNNNNNNNNNNNNNNNNNNNNNNNNNNNNNNNNNNNNNNNNNNNNNNNNNNNNNNNNNNNNNNNNNNNNNNNNNNNNNNNNNNNNNNNNNNNNNNNNNTTTTCATAGAATAGAAGAATAATTTAAAGGAACATGTATGTAAGAtgcatttttttaatatatataatatttaaatatagaTGTGGAAACTGCACTACTGACTTCAACCAAATATACCAGATATTCGGTAAGGAATGAATATTAGTATATCGCGTTTATGAACTTGTGCAAGTCATAATGTTTTACCTCTCCAGTTCTATTTCTTAACTTGAGAAGCTGTAGCAGccatatttttcttaattttcCAACCCACAATCTTTGAAACAAATGGGAACAAAGCAGTATTTATGACGACCCATGCAACTAAGATACCGTAGTTTCTCCCCATCTTCCGCTTTGACACGTTCAAAAGAACAACCTTATAAATATCAAAAGCATTATGAATTGGCATCATATATCCGTACCTATAAAAATAACTAGTTAAAGCCATAGGATAAAAAGTCACAGAAATATTCGTGATAATCCACGTAATTAGCCACAGACTTAAATATTGTGGAAAAAAGATCAACACCAAACTCAACACATTCTCATTTGCACCACCCAATGCCATCATGGTTAAAAATGTTGTCATCCAATATACGACAAATCCACCTTTACCAAACGCCCTTGTGAAATCTACTTGGAACATAGCTGAGATTGTGCAGAAGAAcaaagaaaggaaaaaatagGTACACCAGGAGattaatattctataaACTATCATATGTTTTGGTCTTAAGACTTTCGCCATTTCTGCATGTAGGGGACCAAATAAGGATAGTTGGAAAACTGTTAAGATTATACAATAGATTAAACCAACTTGTAAAGGCGCCATTAAAAGTCTATTATCAAATGAGACTAAGTCATTATATTGGAATAACATCTTACCTGAATTCGCCCAATTTTTTGAGTTGAATTGTGTCGCTATTGAAGTGGCGTTATTATCGCCATTATTTGTTGCATTTAATAAAGTGGAAAGCAAAGTGGGTAgatattcttcattataataGTTTCGATATAAGGTTTCAACTTCTTGAGCTAATGGTAATATATAAGCTTTCAAATTGGCAGGATCTCTTGCACTTTCATAGGCgacttcaaaaaaatttgtaGAGTTGAAACTTGGTGAAGTCGAGTTTAATAAAGAATCTATTAATGCTGCAGTAACGTTTGCTTTCACATTTAGAGATATCCAATAATGTTCTTCATGAAccaaatgatttattttggCATTTATTTGAGAAGGGTCTTGAAcattaaatttttgttgGAAATGAGATTGATTATAAATATGCCAATTACCTGGTACTGAATGAATCAGGGTTGGAAATACAGTAGTCATTAATGGTATGGcagtattgttattattaagttGATCCTCTTGTATAACGGCTATAATGTTAAGTTTATGATAGTTGGAAGCAGTTCGATAAGTGGCACCCCAATATATTGGTAATATGGAAAAGCAGACTACTGCTAAAAAGAGGTTACATAAAATGAATTTCCATgctatttttttcctatgttgaatcaatttagaagaaaagaaaccaGTTTGAGTTCTTGTAATGGGAATCCCTGTATTAGGTTGAGATTTTTGAGTGAAAGAAGATGCAACAGTTTCTTCGTCAGATAGATTTCCGTTTTCAACTTGAAAATCCGGGTTATAACTTTCGATATCTTCTGGATAACtaccattttcatcattatcgtcTTTACTCATAGTTTCACTATTCCCATTTAGAAATTtctcttcatcatttagAGAA
Coding sequences within:
- the PDX1 gene encoding Pdx1p (similar to Saccharomyces cerevisiae PDX1 (YGR193C); ancestral locus Anc_5.153), with protein sequence MSLRSLSSLCTHLRLCTRKISYNARLFEATKFGMPAMSPTMEKGGIISWKFKEGDSFSAGDVLLEVETDKAQIDVEAQDDGKLAKIIANDGTKDVNVGEVIAYLAEPDDDLSTLKLPDEGAPEENVQDNTNDKQSNTNEVSAPESSVQEKNNQNEVHKQESTSTDTNVNQVLFPSVSLLMAQNNIQVEDVLGKIKPSGRNGTILKGDVLAYLGKISKDSVANIANYVKKSEKLDLSTIELMLPSKISEREESVGAKIEKKRQPELLHYDLIINVSRGTTSEALNESISSYIQKYYCRSHKEPLMDVKSKNYSPLFEDLIKVEPKNIRFTVDYKLSPLEKESKSKRQDDILNLLANNKEETCIDEFKEQRTSMPYALLLDVTVSPKYDDSKRRAEEFIKYIKQLESEV
- the XKS1 gene encoding xylulokinase (similar to Saccharomyces cerevisiae XKS1 (YGR194C); ancestral locus Anc_5.152); protein product: MMEKQAYYLGFDLSTQQLKCLAINQDLKIIHSETVEFEKELPHYNTKKGVYLHEDEVASPVFMWLEAIDLVFMKYVNSGFNLGKVKAISGSAQQHGSVYWTTEADFLLQSLSDNHDKSLLSVLAPNAFSWELSPNWQDHSTGSQCTEFEKKVGGPKQLASLTGSKAHYRFTGPQIMKFVGKNPEGYERTKTISLVSNFLSSILCGKLVPLEEADACGMNLYDIKEHKFDEGCLSLIDKDTNNIRRKLMDPPTRCPEPICLGNISQYFVKKYGFQSNCSIYPITGDNLATICSLPLKTNDILVSLGTSTTVLLVTDHYNPSPNYHLFIHPTIANNFMGMICYCNGSLAREEIRDELNKSAGLTNSSWDLFDKAVLADDIHTDNELGLYFPLGEIVPSTKATYKRIELDPKTKLISKIVPKFQDIRHDAKNIVESQALSCRIRIYPLLSSDAEHSRETSDNIHTKVKFDGSELPLSEYLNKRPNRAFFVGGASKNDSIVRKFAQVIGAKEANYRLDTPNSCALGGCFKAIWSHLVVTGRIDDPFSVYLEAHFLWDELDRFYEPDQEAWEMYNKKIEAMSNLEALL
- the FYV8 gene encoding Fyv8p (similar to Saccharomyces cerevisiae FYV8 (YGR196C); ancestral locus Anc_5.145), producing the protein MAHTLRDIYLSSVIPISLTSITKFIPTGSSYLVTILHNDKNYPTPIYLLSDKLLLDLFIINMSSDNISRKKSYRWASATQTSYDGADWDSSDDDDTGTTKREIDTGKPRLPSLPKLNYSNEDMEKENNELPTPGIKTNREESSSYLETPTLNRGEDLIPKRNSPVRAVNDDLDNLMLQISKEMTPKIGNESVFVDQPISDDNSKSNTPYFNASASIGDSKSDLNMARHEALETNVKQEEDEEKGDEDDDDDISIPEKGFFSKYIESEEAHETNDGINNNEVTSIISNEGLPIENSVTTDVAEQDGEVAPEQDKESSDMIYKNEKNETTDIRPRKPSNGDINEFQEGGSAHHQIESDISEGKGEARITEQNSKIEDRKGRLPIEKKTYAYGTGQHQENESVHDEGEDKDDETYDDSDDSYLDRLSYTKSIKYTTRNPSTNFSSRSVSADDEEDEEDEDFKFSNKNRQSIIDSSDDEEGTDSDSSFKVSKSGYFGKMVEQDSEKSDTTDHEVDNNKDSTDDVISLPQTIISSEEEEEQESKKVIDGKEAIVGDIRQSPLVEDSVSEKQDDSSSILSSEHEKTIEAIDGKDAESTEKGTTETHSSDDDGSIRESVNFESWKPDTDALRSGFVQDTNKRAPPGFVYDDSGKLIDLTPSSMKSSAVSTYSEMESSWNAFPSGQNGGDDLETIRDTKTLYDNNTIYNVPGLVTNNDNLPPLPNNILTEITAGNIMTRSPTATSDIEKRSVKSNHSEATIVPKPDSEQLARLNGPHKIPTLNLNEVISSKNSHSQKIEILQNYSKELAEYDTGIQTWINYSLKSNSQSNNDLLLDEYKNNNHVREAYANAEELSKKNTVINTVVSVNQNVTHLRKKVFSHSMKSRGLLSSIGKKIIEK
- the SNG1 gene encoding Sng1p (similar to Saccharomyces cerevisiae SNG1 (YGR197C) and YJR015W; ancestral locus Anc_5.143) encodes the protein MAEALADNYTTCEANTADSSLNDEEKFLNGNSETMSKDDNDENGSYPEDIESYNPDFQVENGNLSDEETVASSFTQKSQPNTGIPITRTQTGFFSSKLIQHRKKIAWKFILCNLFLAVVCFSILPIYWGATYRTASNYHKLNIIAVIQEDQLNNNNTAIPLMTTVFPTLIHSVPGNWHIYNQSHFQQKFNVQDPSQINAKINHLVHEEHYWISLNVKANVTAALIDSLLNSTSPSFNSTNFFEVAYESARDPANLKAYILPLAQEVETLYRNYYNEEYLPTLLSTLLNATNNGDNNATSIATQFNSKNWANSGKMLFQYNDLVSFDNRLLMAPLQVGLIYCIILTVFQLSLFGPLHAEMAKVLRPKHMIVYRILISWCTYFFLSLFFCTISAMFQVDFTRAFGKGGFVVYWMTTFLTMMALGGANENVLSLVLIFFPQYLSLWLITWIITNISVTFYPMALTSYFYRYGYMMPIHNAFDIYKVVLLNVSKRKMGRNYGILVAWVVINTALFPFVSKIVGWKIKKNMAATASQVKK